One genomic region from Paracoccus pantotrophus encodes:
- a CDS encoding alpha/beta fold hydrolase — MSALHLRRWPGNEDRPALALHCMMGNAVYWGPIAEVLRDRVRISAPDLPGHGQSPDWDEDGDAPDYHTDVTRKAAALIDRPLDLIGHSMGATVALRIAVAAPEAVRSLTLIEPVLFAAAPEPLNDALMEDVAARLAAGEDAEAARAFLGVWGGLDWESQTAAGKARLARQIHLVQASNQALRQDSANILREGGLEAIDAPVLIVMGEDSPAVIPAIADALAARLPDVGRARVPGAGHMLPITHPRQVAELIALNLDQA; from the coding sequence GTGAGCGCGCTGCACCTGAGGCGCTGGCCGGGCAACGAGGACCGCCCGGCCCTGGCGCTGCATTGCATGATGGGCAACGCGGTCTATTGGGGGCCGATCGCCGAGGTGCTGCGCGACCGGGTGCGGATCAGCGCGCCGGACCTGCCCGGCCATGGGCAAAGTCCGGACTGGGACGAAGACGGGGACGCGCCGGATTACCACACCGACGTCACCCGCAAGGCCGCGGCGCTGATCGACCGGCCGCTGGACCTGATCGGCCACAGCATGGGCGCGACCGTGGCGCTGCGCATCGCCGTCGCCGCCCCCGAAGCGGTGCGCAGCCTGACCCTGATCGAGCCGGTGCTGTTCGCCGCCGCCCCCGAGCCGCTGAACGACGCGCTGATGGAGGATGTCGCGGCCCGGCTTGCCGCCGGAGAGGATGCCGAGGCGGCACGCGCCTTTCTGGGCGTCTGGGGCGGGCTCGACTGGGAGTCGCAGACCGCCGCGGGCAAAGCGCGGCTCGCGCGGCAGATCCACCTGGTCCAGGCCAGCAACCAGGCGCTGCGCCAAGACAGCGCCAATATCCTGCGGGAAGGCGGGCTGGAGGCCATCGACGCGCCGGTGCTGATCGTCATGGGCGAGGATTCGCCCGCCGTGATCCCGGCCATCGCCGATGCGCTGGCAGCGCGGCTGCCCGATGTCGGGCGCGCCCGCGTTCCCGGCGCCGGCCATATGCTGCCGATCACCCATCCGCGGCAGGTGGCCGAACTGATCGCGCTGAACCTGGACCAGGCCTGA
- a CDS encoding F0F1 ATP synthase subunit gamma yields the protein MPSLKDLKNRIGSVKNTRKITKAMQMVAAAKLRRAQEAAEAARPYADRMASVMAGLTAAAAGSDMAPRLLAGTGEDRRHLLVVMTSERGLAGGFNSSIVKLARLRLQELQAQGKQVSILTVGKKGREQLKREYSDLFVHHVDMSEVKRIGYENARQIADEILDRFDAGEFDVATLFYNRFETVISQVPTARQIIPAVVEEGEAAASALYDYEPDESAILNDLLPRSVATQVFAALLENAASEQGARMTAMDNATRNAGDMIDRLTTEYNRSRQAAITKELIEIISGAEAL from the coding sequence ATGCCCAGCCTCAAGGATCTCAAGAACCGGATCGGCAGCGTCAAGAACACGCGCAAGATCACCAAGGCGATGCAGATGGTCGCCGCCGCGAAACTGCGCCGCGCGCAGGAAGCGGCGGAGGCTGCGCGTCCCTATGCCGACCGGATGGCCTCGGTGATGGCCGGGCTGACCGCTGCGGCGGCGGGCTCGGACATGGCGCCGCGGCTGCTGGCGGGGACCGGCGAAGACCGCCGTCACCTGCTGGTGGTGATGACCTCGGAGCGCGGGCTTGCGGGCGGGTTCAACTCGTCCATCGTCAAGCTCGCCCGCCTGCGCCTGCAGGAGTTGCAGGCGCAGGGCAAGCAGGTGTCGATCCTGACCGTCGGCAAGAAGGGCCGCGAGCAGCTGAAGCGCGAATACAGCGACCTCTTTGTCCATCACGTCGACATGAGCGAGGTCAAGCGCATCGGCTACGAGAACGCGCGCCAGATCGCGGACGAGATCCTCGACCGCTTCGACGCCGGCGAGTTCGACGTGGCGACGCTGTTCTACAACCGCTTCGAAACGGTGATCAGCCAGGTTCCGACCGCAAGGCAGATCATCCCCGCCGTGGTCGAGGAGGGCGAGGCCGCGGCCTCGGCGCTCTACGATTACGAGCCGGATGAAAGCGCGATCCTGAACGACCTTCTGCCGCGCTCGGTGGCGACGCAGGTCTTTGCGGCGCTGCTGGAGAATGCCGCGTCCGAACAGGGCGCGCGGATGACCGCCATGGACAACGCCACGCGCAATGCCGGCGACATGATCGACAGGCTGACGACGGAATACAACCGCTCGCGTCAGGCCGCGATCACCAAGGAACTGATTGAAATCATCTCGGGCGCAGAGGCGCTCTGA
- a CDS encoding 2-hydroxychromene-2-carboxylate isomerase: MAHIDYYFGTPSPWSYLAGNRLEEIAARHGATITYKPVDLLQLFDRTGGVRPANRHPSRMEYRAQELRRWSEHLGMALNLKPAFWPVNPAPSSYAIIAAQQAGGGDLPGLVQGFLRAVWAENADIADDAVIRRTLAAAGFDPDLADKGLFVGAETFGRNLEQAVEAGVFGAPFYVVRETGERFWGQDRLDFLDRHLASL; this comes from the coding sequence ATGGCGCATATCGACTATTACTTCGGCACCCCCAGCCCCTGGAGCTATCTCGCCGGCAACCGGCTGGAGGAAATCGCCGCCCGCCACGGGGCGACGATCACCTACAAGCCCGTCGATCTGCTGCAATTGTTCGACCGCACCGGTGGGGTGCGGCCGGCGAACCGCCACCCCTCGCGCATGGAATACCGCGCGCAGGAATTGCGGCGCTGGTCCGAACACCTGGGCATGGCGCTGAACCTGAAGCCCGCCTTCTGGCCGGTGAACCCCGCGCCTTCGTCCTATGCCATCATCGCCGCACAACAGGCGGGCGGCGGCGACCTGCCGGGGCTGGTGCAGGGCTTCCTGCGCGCCGTCTGGGCCGAGAATGCCGACATCGCCGACGACGCGGTGATCCGCCGCACGCTGGCCGCGGCGGGCTTCGACCCGGACCTGGCCGACAAGGGCCTGTTCGTCGGCGCCGAGACCTTCGGCCGCAACCTGGAACAGGCGGTCGAGGCCGGGGTCTTTGGCGCCCCCTTCTATGTGGTGCGCGAAACGGGCGAACGGTTCTGGGGCCAGGATCGGCTGGATTTCCTCGACCGGCACCTGGCAAGCCTGTGA
- the atpD gene encoding F0F1 ATP synthase subunit beta gives MAEANGKITQVIGAVVDVQFDGQLPAILNALETENNGKRLVLEVAQHLGENTVRTIAMDATEGLVRGLPVRDTGGPITVPVGDATLGRILNVVGEPVDEGGPVEATQTRAIHQPAPDFAAQATASEILVTGIKVIDLLAPYSKGGKIGLFGGAGVGKTVLIMELINNIAKVHSGYSVFAGVGERTREGNDLYHEMVESGVIKPDNLAQSQVALVYGQMNEPPGARMRVALTGLTLAEQFRDATGTDVLFFVDNIFRFTQAGSEVSALLGRIPSAVGYQPTLATDMGAMQERITSTKNGSITSIQAVYVPADDLTDPAPATTFAHLDATTVLSRAISELGIYPAVDPLDSNSRILDPAIVGEEHYQVARDVQGILQKYKSLQDIIAILGMDELSEEDKLTVARARKIQRFLSQPFDVAKVFTGSDGVQVPLEDTIKSFKAVVAGEYDHLPEAAFYMVGGIEEVKAKAQRLAADAA, from the coding sequence ATGGCAGAGGCCAATGGAAAAATCACGCAGGTGATCGGCGCCGTCGTCGACGTGCAGTTCGACGGCCAGCTTCCTGCGATTCTGAACGCTCTGGAAACCGAGAACAACGGCAAGCGCCTGGTGCTGGAAGTGGCCCAGCACCTGGGCGAGAACACCGTCCGCACCATCGCCATGGACGCGACCGAAGGTCTGGTCCGCGGCCTGCCGGTGCGCGACACCGGCGGCCCGATCACCGTCCCGGTCGGCGATGCGACCCTGGGCCGCATCCTGAACGTGGTCGGCGAGCCAGTCGACGAAGGCGGCCCGGTCGAGGCGACCCAGACCCGCGCCATCCACCAGCCGGCCCCGGACTTCGCCGCCCAGGCGACCGCCTCCGAGATCCTGGTGACGGGCATCAAGGTCATCGACCTGCTGGCCCCCTATTCCAAGGGCGGCAAGATCGGCCTGTTCGGCGGCGCCGGCGTCGGCAAGACGGTTCTGATCATGGAACTGATCAACAACATCGCCAAGGTGCACTCGGGCTATTCGGTCTTCGCGGGCGTCGGCGAGCGGACCCGCGAGGGCAATGACCTCTATCACGAGATGGTGGAATCGGGCGTCATCAAGCCGGACAACCTGGCGCAATCGCAGGTGGCGCTGGTCTATGGCCAGATGAACGAGCCTCCGGGGGCGCGGATGCGCGTGGCGCTGACCGGCCTGACCCTGGCCGAGCAGTTCCGCGACGCGACCGGCACCGACGTTCTGTTCTTCGTCGACAACATCTTCCGCTTCACCCAGGCGGGTTCGGAAGTGTCGGCGCTTCTGGGCCGCATCCCCTCGGCCGTGGGCTACCAGCCGACGCTGGCCACCGACATGGGCGCGATGCAGGAGCGCATCACCTCGACCAAGAACGGCTCGATCACCTCGATCCAGGCCGTCTACGTTCCGGCCGACGACTTGACCGACCCGGCCCCGGCCACGACCTTTGCCCACCTGGACGCCACGACGGTTCTGTCGCGCGCCATCTCGGAACTGGGCATCTACCCGGCCGTGGACCCGCTCGACTCGAACTCGCGGATCCTCGATCCGGCGATCGTCGGCGAAGAGCATTACCAGGTCGCCCGCGACGTCCAGGGCATCCTGCAGAAATACAAGTCGCTGCAGGACATCATCGCCATTCTCGGCATGGACGAACTGTCGGAAGAGGACAAGCTGACCGTGGCCCGCGCCCGGAAGATCCAGCGTTTCCTGTCGCAGCCCTTCGACGTGGCCAAGGTCTTTACCGGCTCGGACGGGGTGCAGGTGCCGCTGGAGGATACGATCAAGTCGTTCAAGGCGGTCGTGGCCGGCGAATACGATCACCTGCCCGAGGCGGCCTTCTACATGGTCGGCGGCATCGAGGAAGTGAAAGCCAAGGCTCAGCGTCTCGCCGCTGACGCGGCGTAA
- a CDS encoding H-type lectin domain-containing protein has product MRRFGYFAVGVANGSTEMFSAFESGGPMWTGHGPRVEVRSVRFDEHFVEPPVVHVSLSMWDVDSTANQRADIQAVNITAEGFELQFSTWGDTRVARVRASWMAIGPLRHADDWDLD; this is encoded by the coding sequence GTGCGACGTTTCGGATATTTCGCCGTCGGTGTCGCCAATGGCTCGACCGAGATGTTTTCGGCTTTCGAGAGCGGCGGGCCGATGTGGACCGGGCATGGACCGCGGGTGGAAGTGCGATCCGTGCGCTTCGACGAACATTTCGTCGAGCCGCCGGTGGTGCATGTCTCGCTGAGCATGTGGGATGTGGACAGCACCGCCAACCAGCGCGCCGATATTCAGGCGGTGAACATCACCGCCGAAGGGTTCGAGCTGCAATTCAGCACCTGGGGCGATACCCGCGTCGCGCGCGTCCGCGCCAGCTGGATGGCCATCGGTCCCCTGCGACACGCGGACGACTGGGATCTGGACTGA
- a CDS encoding F0F1 ATP synthase subunit epsilon — translation MADTMQFDLVSPERNLVSVPVREVRLPGADGDLTAMPGHAPAIVNLRPGLVTVVAGDGSETEFAVTGGFAEINNDSVTLLAERGHPRAEMTQEVFNEMMAQARRRVEVAKERESAGEELVAAAVKLLADMEALGTHIGLDPNQANFPH, via the coding sequence ATGGCCGACACGATGCAGTTCGACCTCGTCTCGCCGGAACGGAACCTGGTTTCCGTCCCGGTGCGCGAGGTGCGCTTGCCCGGCGCCGATGGCGACCTGACGGCGATGCCCGGCCATGCGCCGGCCATCGTCAACCTGCGCCCCGGTCTGGTGACCGTGGTGGCGGGCGACGGGTCCGAGACGGAATTCGCGGTGACCGGCGGCTTCGCCGAGATCAACAACGACTCCGTCACCCTGCTGGCCGAACGCGGGCATCCCCGTGCCGAGATGACGCAGGAGGTCTTCAACGAGATGATGGCCCAGGCCCGTCGTCGCGTCGAAGTCGCCAAGGAGCGCGAATCCGCCGGCGAGGAACTGGTCGCCGCGGCGGTCAAGCTCCTGGCCGACATGGAGGCGCTCGGCACGCATATCGGGCTTGATCCGAACCAGGCGAATTTCCCGCATTAA